The following proteins are encoded in a genomic region of Deltaproteobacteria bacterium:
- a CDS encoding endo alpha-1,4 polygalactosaminidase: MRRYSLRGLVSAFFLFLFYSNLFATELSLAPQSYTTQSGSTSGQPVSTLAMQDQSGSQDDWNQYLEFYTPGNSIYKGQRAYIVPASVDLTQIQGLALRVNYRGPQKNYQTWSWKIYDWVGRKWVGIGDNGFAAPWIWQMANFQIGGKPTNYINSKRQLSILFQSNNAKDDADLDYEALVLTLPNQTPVPDSSTRWIPPPVSSWQWQFSGLPIDTSVNAEIFSLDGFDTDAALVAELHAQGKHVVCYMDMGTWEDWRPDASQFPASVKGLGNGWPGENWLDIRRLDILLPLLEARLDLCHAKGFDAVEPDNMDGYSNTTGFPLTANDQLQFNQTIAEAAHVRGLSIGLKNDISQVANLLPHYDFAINESCFEFGECALLNPFVDAAKAVFNVEYNLAINDFCPQANAMNFNSMKKNRNLDAYREACR; the protein is encoded by the coding sequence ATGAGGCGATACAGTCTGAGGGGGCTTGTGTCTGCATTTTTTCTATTTCTATTTTATTCCAATCTCTTTGCCACGGAGCTGAGTCTTGCTCCTCAAAGCTATACGACTCAAAGTGGCTCTACGAGCGGTCAGCCCGTTTCCACTCTTGCGATGCAGGATCAAAGCGGTTCTCAGGACGATTGGAATCAATACCTTGAATTTTATACACCGGGAAATTCAATCTACAAAGGGCAACGCGCCTACATCGTTCCTGCTTCAGTCGATCTTACTCAAATTCAAGGCCTGGCCTTGAGAGTCAATTACAGAGGCCCTCAAAAAAACTATCAGACTTGGAGCTGGAAAATTTACGATTGGGTGGGACGCAAATGGGTTGGTATTGGGGATAATGGTTTTGCGGCCCCATGGATTTGGCAAATGGCCAATTTTCAAATTGGTGGAAAGCCAACGAATTACATCAACAGCAAGCGGCAGCTGAGTATCCTCTTTCAATCAAACAATGCCAAAGACGATGCCGATTTGGACTACGAGGCCCTCGTGCTGACGCTGCCAAATCAAACGCCTGTTCCCGATTCTTCAACGCGATGGATTCCGCCTCCAGTCTCCAGCTGGCAATGGCAATTTAGCGGTCTTCCCATCGATACCAGTGTGAATGCAGAAATTTTTTCTCTGGATGGTTTTGATACGGATGCCGCCTTGGTGGCCGAGCTTCATGCTCAAGGGAAACACGTGGTCTGCTACATGGACATGGGGACCTGGGAAGATTGGCGTCCCGATGCGTCGCAGTTTCCCGCTTCTGTCAAAGGATTGGGCAATGGTTGGCCCGGTGAAAATTGGCTGGATATCCGGCGGCTGGATATTTTACTTCCGCTTCTGGAAGCCCGCCTGGATTTGTGCCACGCGAAAGGCTTTGACGCGGTGGAGCCCGATAATATGGATGGCTATTCCAACACGACTGGCTTTCCTCTGACTGCGAACGATCAACTGCAATTCAACCAGACCATCGCAGAGGCTGCGCATGTGCGGGGTTTATCCATCGGTCTGAAGAATGATATCAGCCAGGTGGCTAATTTATTGCCGCACTACGATTTTGCCATCAACGAAAGTTGCTTTGAATTTGGTGAATGTGCTCTGCTGAATCCCTTCGTGGATGCCGCGAAGGCGGTGTTCAATGTGGAATACAATCTGGCGATCAACGATTTTTGTCCTCAGGCCAATGCGATGAATTTTAATTCGATGAAGAAGAATAGAAATTTGGATGCGTATCGAGAGGCGTGTCGATGA
- a CDS encoding type II toxin-antitoxin system PemK/MazF family toxin yields the protein MKIRRGYLYSANLDPRFGSEAGKTRPVLVLQTDDLNPFHTSTLICPLTTKVRKELEYTRIHLKKGEAGLSQESDIMLDQIRSIDNRRFKKEIGKLDSKTLIDIEEKIKILLDFKY from the coding sequence ATGAAAATACGTCGAGGCTATCTTTATTCTGCAAATTTGGATCCCCGTTTTGGTAGCGAAGCAGGCAAGACAAGACCTGTTTTGGTTTTACAAACGGACGATCTCAACCCTTTTCATACTTCCACCCTCATCTGCCCCCTCACCACAAAAGTACGAAAAGAACTCGAATACACTCGAATTCACCTCAAGAAAGGTGAGGCAGGGCTTAGTCAAGAATCGGATATTATGTTGGATCAGATTCGAAGCATCGATAACAGGCGATTTAAAAAAGAAATCGGAAAACTCGATTCTAAAACTCTCATAGACATTGAAGAAAAAATAAAAATTCTTTTGGATTTTAAATACTGA
- a CDS encoding type II toxin-antitoxin system VapC family toxin, giving the protein MIFDTDILIWVQRGNEKAAHLLDLAERKFISIQTLMELLQGARNKAEHQIIKLLLSQQNFSTLPLTQSIGHRALAYIEEYSLAYGLLSQDALIAATAAEHGLTLATGNSKHFKCIKDIQLKIFRP; this is encoded by the coding sequence ATGATCTTTGATACGGATATTCTTATTTGGGTACAGCGAGGTAACGAAAAAGCAGCTCATCTTTTAGATCTGGCAGAAAGAAAATTCATCTCGATTCAAACACTCATGGAATTACTTCAGGGTGCGCGCAACAAAGCAGAGCATCAAATTATTAAACTCTTATTGAGCCAGCAAAATTTCAGCACCCTTCCCTTAACTCAATCCATAGGCCATAGAGCCCTTGCTTACATCGAAGAATATTCACTGGCGTACGGTTTACTCAGTCAAGATGCGCTCATTGCCGCAACAGCAGCCGAGCATGGCCTGACCCTTGCCACAGGCAATTCAAAACATTTCAAATGCATAAAAGATATTCAGTTGAAGATCTTTAGACCCTAA
- a CDS encoding type II toxin-antitoxin system Phd/YefM family antitoxin: MNASILDLRYKTKKILEALNNREEVNLLYHGKLKGKIIPLQTTSDQKIKQHPFFGMHKDTKESVEETMKKLRGKRYHDL; the protein is encoded by the coding sequence ATGAATGCCTCTATTCTGGATTTAAGATATAAAACAAAAAAAATACTCGAGGCCTTGAATAATCGTGAAGAAGTAAATCTACTTTATCACGGTAAACTCAAAGGGAAAATAATCCCTCTCCAAACCACTTCCGATCAGAAAATAAAGCAGCATCCTTTTTTTGGTATGCATAAAGACACCAAAGAAAGCGTAGAAGAGACGATGAAAAAATTAAGGGGAAAAAGATATCATGATCTTTGA